A genome region from Paramisgurnus dabryanus chromosome 12, PD_genome_1.1, whole genome shotgun sequence includes the following:
- the lratd1 gene encoding protein LRATD1 gives MGNQLDRITHLNYSELPTGDPSGIEKDELRVGVAYFFSDEEEELDDRSQSDSFKDNNSPSKDGPVALNEIEYSAFCCQECIYSKLRENEDLNVYSVKTLLTMCKPGDLLELVANAQPPHWAIFDGEDQVIHLYKGEIRKDSLFEISCGRQGRIVNNRYRYRPLPADLVMQNASGHLGLSSGEISWTNSESFAAWCRFGKREFKAGGEVHSVDQRYFLKVHLSESTAHTLMFRSLEEMIRERRRVDASGILSLVNGKE, from the coding sequence ATGGGAAACCAACTGGACCGGATCACCCACCTGAACTACAGCGAGCTACCCACCGGGGATCCATCTGGAATCGAGAAGGACGAGTTGCGTGTTGGCGTGGCGTATTTCTTTTCCGATGAGGAGGAAGAATTGGACGATAGATCCCAGTCGGATAGCTTTAAAGACAACAACAGTCCGAGCAAAGACGGTCCGGTTGCGCTCAATGAAATCGAGTACTCGGCGTTCTGCTGTCAGGAATGTATATACTCCAAATTGCGAGAAAACGAGGACCTGAATGTTTATTCGGTGAAAACTTTGTTAACCATGTGCAAACCCGGAGACCTACTGGAGTTAGTGGCCAACGCGCAACCGCCGCACTGGGCGATATTTGATGGGGAGGACCAGGTTATACACCTATACAAAGGCGAGATCCGCAAAGACAGCTTGTTTGAGATCAGCTGTGGTCGGCAGGGCAGGATAGTAAACAATCGGTACCGGTACCGGCCTCTGCCCGCCGATTTGGTGATGCAGAACGCGAGCGGGCACCTGGGTCTCAGCAGCGGCGAGATTTCCTGGACGAACTCGGAAAGTTTCGCCGCCTGGTGCCGTTTCGGCAAACGGGAGTTTAAAGCGGGCGGGGAGGTGCACTCGGTCGACCAGCGGTACTTTCTGAAGGTGCACCTGTCCGAGAGCACCGCGCACACGCTCATGTTCCGCAGCTTGGAGGAGATGATACGGGAAAGACGGCGGGTGGACGCCAGTGGGATTCTGTCGCTGGTAAACGGAAAGGAATGA